One region of Oxalobacteraceae bacterium OTU3CAMAD1 genomic DNA includes:
- a CDS encoding DNA topoisomerase IB — protein sequence MKRDHPAAVTPASTPATADALAAAKSAGLRYVHDYQPGIARRKRGKTVYYVDADGNTIKDTDTLTRIKSLVIPPAWTDVWICKQPLGHLQATGRDARGRKQYRYHPRWRSLRDESKYERMLKFGKALPAIRKAVDAALKLPGLPREKVLATIVYLLEATMMRIGNEEYARENKSFGLTTLRDRHVRLDGTKVEFRFRGKSGVNHTVQVQDRRLANTIRRTLDLPGQELFQYIDDDGNPHTVGSADVNEYLQSIAGEDYTAKDFRTWSGTVLAAVALLEYEKYDSEAQAKKNIVQAIESVAKKLGNTPTICRKCYVHPAVIESYLDGTMLTALRQRAKEELKEDLHELRPEEAAVLALLQQRLQAA from the coding sequence ATGAAGCGCGATCACCCAGCGGCCGTCACCCCGGCCTCCACACCGGCCACGGCCGACGCCCTGGCGGCGGCCAAATCGGCCGGCCTGCGCTACGTGCACGACTACCAGCCCGGCATCGCGCGGCGCAAGCGCGGCAAAACCGTCTACTACGTCGACGCCGACGGCAACACGATCAAGGACACCGACACGCTCACCCGCATCAAATCGCTGGTGATACCGCCCGCCTGGACCGACGTCTGGATTTGCAAGCAGCCGCTGGGCCACCTGCAGGCGACGGGGCGCGACGCGCGCGGCCGCAAACAATACCGCTACCATCCACGCTGGCGTTCGCTGCGCGACGAATCGAAGTACGAGCGCATGCTCAAGTTCGGCAAGGCGCTGCCGGCCATCCGCAAGGCCGTCGACGCCGCGCTCAAGCTGCCCGGCCTGCCGCGCGAAAAGGTGCTTGCCACCATCGTCTACCTGCTCGAGGCGACGATGATGCGCATCGGGAACGAAGAATACGCGCGCGAGAACAAATCGTTCGGGCTGACCACCCTGCGCGACCGCCATGTGCGGCTGGACGGCACCAAGGTCGAGTTCCGCTTCCGCGGCAAGAGCGGCGTCAACCACACCGTCCAGGTGCAGGACCGGCGGCTGGCCAACACCATCCGCCGCACGCTGGACCTGCCGGGCCAGGAGCTGTTCCAGTACATCGACGACGACGGCAACCCGCACACGGTCGGCTCGGCGGACGTCAACGAATATCTGCAATCGATCGCCGGCGAGGACTACACCGCCAAGGACTTCCGCACCTGGTCGGGCACGGTGCTGGCGGCGGTCGCGCTGCTGGAATATGAAAAGTACGACTCCGAGGCGCAGGCCAAGAAGAACATCGTGCAGGCGATCGAATCGGTGGCCAAAAAACTGGGCAACACGCCGACCATTTGCCGCAAATGTTATGTGCATCCGGCGGTGATCGAGTCCTACCTGGACGGCACCATGCTGACGGCGCTGCGCCAGCGCGCCAAGGAGGAGTTGAAGGAAGACCTGCACGAGCTGCGGCCGGAGGAAGCGGCCGTGCTGGCGCTGTTGCAGCAGCGCTTACAGGCCGCTTGA